The proteins below come from a single Chrysoperla carnea chromosome 1, inChrCarn1.1, whole genome shotgun sequence genomic window:
- the LOC123305618 gene encoding inosine triphosphate pyrophosphatase, with amino-acid sequence MGSRTITFVTGNAKKLEEVCAVIGKSISIVNKKIDLPELQGEINDICKKKCLEATKHVKGPVMIEDTCLCFNALHGLPGPYIKWFLDKLGPEGLYKLLEGWEDKSGEAVCTFAYYSGDETDEVLIFQGICKGTIVPPRGSRDFGWDPCFQPEGYDKTYAELPKEEKNKISHRAKALQLLKDYFNK; translated from the coding sequence ATGGGTTCAAGAACAATAACTTTTGTCACGggtaatgcaaaaaaattagaagaagTATGTGCTGTGATTGGAAAGTCAATTTcaattgtgaataaaaaaattgatttaccaGAATTACAAGgtgaaataaatgatatttgtaaaaaaaaatgtttggaagCAACAAAACATGTTAAAGGACCTGTAATGATTGAAGACACGTGTTTATGTTTCAACGCTTTACATGGTTTACCTGGACCATATATAAAATGGTTCTTAGATAAATTAGGACCTGAAGGTCTTTATAAACTGTTAGAGGGCTGGGAAGACAAATCAGGTGAAGCAGTGTGTACTTTTGCTTATTATTCTGGTGATGAAACAGATGAAGTGTTAATATTTCAAGGTATTTGCAAGGGTACAATAGTACCGCCAAGAGGGTCACGTGATTTTGGTTGGGATCCTTGCTTTCAACCAGAAGGCTATGATAAAACGTACGCTGAATTAccgaaagaagaaaaaaacaaaatatctcaTAGAGCCAAAGCTCTTCAATtgttaaaagattattttaataaataa